Below is a window of Myxococcales bacterium DNA.
GAACACGAGCAGCGCAAGCTGATCGGTGTTCTAGTGTCGTGAGTCGGCAATTCGTAGACGAATTGCGGACTCGGCACACGAGCGCAAAGCTCGCGCACCCTCGGGCTTGCGCCGAATGGCTCGAGCGGCGAGGCTTCCCGACCGGGAGCGCGGCTCCCCTCGGAGGTCGTCATGCGCATCGTTCACTTCTTCTTCGCCCTGACCCTGGTGTTCGTCTCCGCGAGCTGCATGGATGGGAAATTCGGTGCCCTCGGCGGGCTCGCGTGTCCGGCGCTCGGCTCGGGCGATCCGATGCAAATGAGCTTTTCAGCCAACGCCAAGGCCAACGCCGAGGTGCGGGCGTTCGTCGCCGCGACCAAAGATCTGATGCAGGCCTCGATCCAGATGGAAGCTCTGGCGACGACCGCGTGCACCAACATGGGTCGTGATCTCGGGGTCCCGGATCAGGCCATGAAAGCCAAGAACGACGAGCCGGGAGCGTCGGCCAAGGCCGCCTGCGGCGCGCTCTCGGCTCAGGTCGATTGGATCCTCAAACAGGGAATCCAGATCTCGGTACAAGCCGCGCCGCCGCAGTGTCAGATGGACTTCCAGGCGAAGGCGCAGTGCGAGGGTCAGTGCAACGTTCAGGTCGACCCCGGTCAGATCGTGGCGCAGTGCGAGCCAGGCAAGCTCTCCGGTTATTGCCAGGGCACCTGCCAAGGACAGTGTGAGGGCCGCTGCAATGGCCAGTGCAATGGCCAATGCAGTGCGGTCGACGCGCAGGGACGATGTGCCGGTACCTGTAACGGCACCTGCAATGGTGGCTGTGACGCGACCTGTCACGCCAGCTGCCAGGGGCAGTGGCAATCACCGAAGTGCGAGGCCAGCGTTCAAGGTCCGAGCGCGTCGGGGGAGTGCCAGGGAAGCTGCAACGCCCGTGCGAGCCTGCGAGCCCAGTGCACGCCGGGGCAGGTGAACGTCAGCGTGAGCCAGAACGCCGAGGCGGCGATGCGGCTCGCGGCAACGCTGCGGGCGAATCTGCCGTACTTGATCCAGGCGGAGGTGGGCCTGGGCAAACGCGTGCTCGGAGACGTGAAGGTCGTCGTCGACATCGGCGGTCGGCTGCCGAAGGTCATCGGCAACGCTGGTGCGCAGGCCGTTGCGTGCGTCGCGGCGGCCGCGAACGCCTCGGTGCAGGCGTCGGTGCGGATCAACGTCAGCGTGCAAGCGAGCGCGAACGTCAGCGGTCGGGTCGGCGCGGGGAGCTGAGCGCGCGCCGAGCCAGGCACGCGGGGCGCATCCGTCGAGCCCGGATCACGCAGCGAGCCGACGGCTGCGCTCGGCGCGCCGCACGCGGGAGGCGAGCGCAACCGCGACCGCCAGACCGGGCAGGGTCAGGCGCAGTGCCGCCCGGTCGGCGTAGCCGCAGGCCTCGAGTCGGTCGATGGCAGTGACCACTGTCTCCCGGGAGAGCAGGGTCTGCTCCCACAGGCGCCCTACGGTGGCCGCCCGGTCCGCCCGCGCCAGGTCGAAAAGTCCCAAAAGCACCAGGGTTTCTGAGGTCGTGAGTTTCATGAGGCTGTTCATACTGGCAGTACTGAATGACTGTCCAGTTTTCGGCGTGGGGACGTGGGCGCGCCCAGCGGTAGCGGCGGCCGCCGCCGGGTGCTGCGACTCCACGGCGCCTCCCGAGCTCGTCAACCGATGAAACGCGCCGCGATCAACGCCGCGCCCGCGAGCCCTGCCGTCAGCAGGACGGCCTGGCGCAAGCGTCCTCGATCGAGCCAGCGGGCGGTGCGGCTGGACAGCAGAAATCCCAAAAACACCCCCGGCGCGAGCAATGCCGAAGCTTCGAGCTCCCAGCTCCCGAAGCGACCAACGAGCGCCAGGATCACCAGCGAAAGGATGGCCCCGAGCGTAAAATAGACGGCGAGGGTGCTGCGCATGCGCGTGCCGGCTTCGTGTTGGTAAAGAAGCGCCATCGGCGGGCCTCCGATGCTGGAGCTGGTACCCATCACCCCACTGACGAAGCCTGCCACGAGCAAGGCCGTTTGGGTCGGCCGGACCGGCGGTCCAAACGCCATCGTGGCGCAGCCGAGCACGATCAGCGCGCCGAACAGCACCCCGAGATCGGCGCCCGCAACTCGGGTGAGCAGCCACGCACCCACGAGGGTGCCCGGAACACGTCCGACGAGCGCGAGTCCGACCCCTTTCAGGTCCATGGCGCCGCGGTCGCGATAGGCGACGAGCACCGTGAGCAACGTGGAGGACAGGATCAGTGGCCCGGGCACCAGTCGCGGTTCGAGCCAAACCAGAAACGGCGCGGCCAGGAGCGCCACACCGAAACCGACCGAACCTTGGACGACTGAGGTGAGGGCGAGGACCACGCTGGCAACGGCCAGAGAAGAAGGCGGGAGTGCAGTCACTCAGGGCCCGGTCGGCGGAGTCACGCTGCAGCTCGGCCCCGAACAGGTGACGGCAGCGGTGTATTCGATCTCGGGGCGACCGTCCCCGTCGAGGTCGGCTCGAGCGATGGCCTTGCCGCTGCTGGGGCTGGTCTGCTGCCACTCGTACTGAAAGTATTGCGGCGTCGACAAGCTGAACCGCGCGCAGGTGTAGCTGGGCCCCGTCCAATCCGCGGGGCTCGACATGTATTTTTTGCCCGAGATGTCCGCCAGGCTCCCCGGGACCGGCGGGGCGCTGGCCGGCAGGGACGCTGCCGTGCTCGAGTCGGACGCCGCGCTGTCCTCCGCGCACTGACGGATCCCCGCCGCCAGCCGCTGTACCTCGCTGCGTCCCTCTACGGACTTGGCGCGCACCATGTAGCTCCGGAAGCCAGAAATCGCGAGGGCGGCCAGGACACCGACGATGGCGACGACCCCGACGAGCACCGCGCCCACTATCACCAGGACCGTGGGCAACGCACTCTTGCCCTGCTGCTCGTTCGACATGCGGGGCGTATACCCAAGCGGCGGGAAGCGATCTAGAAGCAGCCAGGATGCCTCGCGCGAAATCGATCTGGGTGGCGTTGATTTGGCTGGTGAGCATCGGTCCGGCGGCCTGCCGGGGCCGCGCACCCGCGGACGGTCCCCCCTCGGACGACCTCTCGGTGAGCTACGGGGTCGACTCGGTGCGCCCGCTCTCGGGTTTTGCGCTCACGCTCCCAGGCAAGGGCCTCGCGCGTGTGTTGCTCCAGAAACCCTGGCGCGGTGATCCCTACGGGCCGGTCGGATTTTTCGCGGTGCGTCCAACGGCGGAAACACGCGGCGAGCTCGAGCGAGTGGTTCGCGAGCACTCACTGCTCGATCGAAACGAGGAGCCGGGCATGACGGCGGAGGGCTCCGGTCATCTCAGGCTCACTCACGGCCGACGCCAAGCCGAGCTGTCGCTGCTCTCCAAGGACGAGGGCACTCGCGAGCTCGTGCTCTTGCTCGACGGCCTCATCGGCACTGCCAAGCAGCGCCCGCTCGCGGCGGTCCAGGTGAGATCGAAGGCGCGCGTCGATGGCCCGAACGCGGTCGTCGACGTGGTGCTCGCGCAGCTCGGACCAAGACCCTTGGAGCTCGCCCTCCACGATCCGAAATCGCCCGGTGGCACCCTGGTGCTGCGCGTGATCTTCGAGCG
It encodes the following:
- a CDS encoding sulfite exporter TauE/SafE family protein; its protein translation is MTALPPSSLAVASVVLALTSVVQGSVGFGVALLAAPFLVWLEPRLVPGPLILSSTLLTVLVAYRDRGAMDLKGVGLALVGRVPGTLVGAWLLTRVAGADLGVLFGALIVLGCATMAFGPPVRPTQTALLVAGFVSGVMGTSSSIGGPPMALLYQHEAGTRMRSTLAVYFTLGAILSLVILALVGRFGSWELEASALLAPGVFLGFLLSSRTARWLDRGRLRQAVLLTAGLAGAALIAARFIG